One Paenibacillus riograndensis SBR5 DNA segment encodes these proteins:
- a CDS encoding MGMT family protein, with product MTPFTEKVITVIRSIPEGQVMTYGGIARAAGSPRAARQVVRILHSMSRKYKLPWHRVVNVKGEIALADDESSSLQRLYLLGEGIVFDAKGVIDLQRYQYHPEPDEDYLLPPKE from the coding sequence ATGACACCATTCACAGAAAAGGTCATCACCGTCATCCGTTCGATCCCCGAAGGTCAGGTCATGACCTACGGAGGCATCGCCCGCGCGGCAGGAAGCCCGCGGGCAGCACGGCAGGTTGTGCGTATTTTGCATTCCATGAGCCGCAAATACAAGCTGCCCTGGCACAGAGTCGTCAATGTCAAAGGTGAAATTGCCTTGGCCGATGATGAGTCCAGCTCTCTGCAGCGGCTTTATTTGCTTGGCGAGGGCATTGTTTTTGACGCAAAGGGGGTGATTGATCTTCAGCGGTACCAGTACCACCCCGAGCCGGACGAAGACTATCTTCTGCCGCCTAAGGAGTAA
- a CDS encoding SulP family inorganic anion transporter, with protein MIGWGRFKGYNIASLRKDLISGIIVGVIAIPLGMAFAIASGVKPEYGIYTTIVAGILISLFGGSKFQIGGPTGAFIPILFAIAMEYGYENLLLAGMMAGVILVLMGLLRLGVLIKFIPRPVTIGFTAGIAVIIFTGQIANFLGLKDMKRHESFVDNMKEIGLHLSTINLYSILTAVICLAVLVLGIRFAPKVPGALVGLLCATIIAALFFSGKVTTIGSAYGDIPNTLPSFHFPVITWERIKLLLRPAFVIAMLGAIESLLSAVVADGMSGSRHNSNRELIGQGVANIAAPLFGGIPATGAIARTATNIKSGAASPLSGVIHGVVVFLILLLFAPYASSIPLAAMAPILMVVAWNMSERKEFLHLLKLKTGDSLVLFITFLLTVFADLTVAVEVGLVLAVVLFVKRMGEVHLVSKVLPDPSSVKVEAHMVTDSHDCPQIGIYNVEGPLFFGAAYRFENTMPGAGPDKQKVILLRMGKVPFIDTTGEANLAGLVKELQEDGGRLMISGIQSQPLELLQKTGLYDKIGATQFYEHTGEAINDALKAINHSKCLGCRHAAFRECTAFSGLDEASGRSTFKGRVPAVGRKLSGEL; from the coding sequence ATGATAGGGTGGGGCCGTTTTAAAGGCTACAATATTGCGTCGCTGCGTAAGGATCTCATTTCAGGGATCATTGTCGGCGTTATTGCCATCCCGCTGGGGATGGCATTTGCTATTGCTTCAGGCGTGAAGCCGGAGTACGGGATTTATACTACTATAGTCGCGGGTATTCTCATTTCTTTGTTCGGCGGTTCAAAGTTTCAAATTGGCGGGCCCACGGGGGCGTTTATCCCCATTTTGTTCGCTATTGCCATGGAGTATGGCTATGAGAACCTGCTGCTGGCCGGAATGATGGCCGGGGTCATCCTCGTTCTGATGGGCCTGCTCCGGCTCGGTGTGCTGATCAAGTTTATCCCTAGGCCGGTAACGATTGGGTTTACGGCAGGGATTGCGGTTATTATCTTCACCGGGCAGATTGCCAACTTCCTTGGCCTGAAGGATATGAAGCGGCATGAGAGCTTCGTGGACAATATGAAGGAGATCGGCCTGCATCTCTCCACGATCAATCTGTACAGCATTCTGACAGCGGTGATCTGCCTGGCTGTGCTTGTGCTGGGTATACGTTTTGCGCCAAAAGTGCCCGGGGCACTGGTTGGGCTGCTCTGCGCAACCATCATAGCCGCGCTATTCTTCAGCGGCAAGGTGACTACGATCGGCTCAGCCTACGGGGATATCCCGAATACGCTGCCGAGCTTCCATTTCCCGGTTATTACCTGGGAACGGATAAAGCTGCTGCTTCGCCCGGCCTTCGTAATTGCCATGCTGGGCGCGATTGAATCGCTGTTGTCCGCAGTGGTGGCGGACGGCATGTCGGGCAGCCGCCACAACAGCAACCGTGAACTGATCGGCCAGGGGGTTGCCAATATAGCTGCTCCTCTGTTCGGCGGGATTCCCGCTACCGGGGCGATTGCAAGAACGGCAACCAATATCAAAAGCGGGGCGGCTTCCCCCTTGTCGGGTGTAATCCACGGAGTGGTGGTATTTCTCATTCTGCTGCTGTTTGCTCCTTATGCGTCGAGTATTCCGCTGGCTGCGATGGCACCTATTCTGATGGTAGTGGCCTGGAATATGAGTGAGCGCAAGGAATTCCTTCATCTGCTCAAGCTGAAGACAGGGGATTCGCTGGTGCTGTTCATTACGTTCCTGTTAACCGTCTTTGCCGACCTGACAGTGGCGGTGGAGGTTGGATTGGTGCTGGCTGTGGTCTTGTTCGTCAAACGGATGGGCGAGGTGCACCTGGTCTCCAAGGTGCTTCCTGACCCGAGCTCGGTAAAGGTCGAGGCGCATATGGTCACAGACAGCCACGATTGCCCGCAGATCGGCATATATAATGTGGAAGGGCCGCTGTTCTTCGGCGCCGCCTACCGGTTCGAGAATACGATGCCGGGAGCCGGGCCGGATAAGCAGAAGGTCATTCTGCTCCGGATGGGGAAGGTTCCTTTTATCGATACCACCGGCGAAGCCAATCTGGCGGGGCTGGTGAAGGAATTGCAGGAGGATGGCGGCCGGCTGATGATCTCCGGCATTCAGTCCCAGCCGCTGGAGCTGCTCCAAAAGACCGGATTGTATGACAAAATCGGAGCAACGCAATTTTATGAACATACCGGCGAGGCCATCAATGATGCACTGAAGGCCATCAATCACAGCAAGTGTCTTGGCTGCCGTCATGCGGCCTTCAGGGAATGCACAGCTTTTTCCGGGCTGGATGAAGCGTCAGGACGCAGCACCTTCAAGGGGCGTGTGCCTGCCGTGGGCCGCAAGCTGAGCGGAGAGCTGTAG
- a CDS encoding spore germination protein, producing MKNADASRSSGQADCEISAPQPLSPSMEDNLARVRQIFSNDGTLRVRFIENNHGTPLRCCLIYVEGMIDRTLLQNGITKPVMAYPFKEEDCGNSAELIEKLRAEIIALSDITVTTGLDEVVGGIVGGNTLLLLDGYAGALSISTQGLETRAIEEPTTEKAVRGPREGFTESLFVNLTLIRRKVQNPDLKFVFRDIGSRTKTQTCICYMEGLASPEILAELQGRLDRVEIDHVLDTGYLAELIRDEPYSPFEMLGSTERPDAVVGKIMEGRIALLIEGSPFALTLPYVFVENFQAAEDYYINYYFASFNRFLRVMGAFMSISIPAAYVALVTYSQEMVPTLLLLSIATARLSVPFPTVVEALIMLTIFEILREAGARIPTSIGQAVSIVGALVLGQAAVDARIVSAPMVIVVGLTGITTLLNPRLTGPMIIVRLLLLFAAFFLGIYGYFFGLLGLVIHLMSLRSFGVPYMLGVGSIRPQDIKDTAIRAPWWDMYLRPAVMGARNMKRKLPGKRAGGS from the coding sequence GTGAAGAATGCCGATGCTTCCCGGAGCAGTGGACAGGCAGACTGTGAAATATCCGCCCCTCAGCCGCTTAGCCCCTCGATGGAGGATAATCTGGCCCGGGTCCGGCAGATTTTCAGCAACGATGGGACTCTGCGGGTGCGGTTTATTGAGAATAACCATGGGACACCGTTGCGCTGCTGTCTGATCTATGTGGAAGGAATGATTGACCGGACCCTTTTGCAGAACGGGATTACGAAGCCGGTAATGGCTTATCCGTTCAAGGAAGAAGACTGCGGCAATTCGGCTGAACTGATCGAGAAACTCCGCGCGGAAATTATAGCCCTCAGCGACATTACGGTAACTACTGGGCTGGATGAAGTGGTAGGGGGCATTGTCGGGGGCAACACGCTATTGCTTCTGGACGGATATGCCGGGGCGCTGAGCATCAGTACTCAAGGCTTGGAAACGCGGGCGATCGAAGAGCCTACCACAGAAAAAGCGGTCCGGGGACCGAGAGAAGGCTTCACGGAGTCGCTGTTCGTCAATCTGACCTTAATCCGCCGCAAGGTCCAGAATCCGGATCTGAAGTTTGTATTTCGTGATATCGGGAGCCGGACCAAGACGCAGACCTGTATCTGCTATATGGAAGGCCTGGCTTCACCGGAGATTCTGGCGGAGCTGCAGGGAAGGCTGGACCGGGTAGAGATAGACCATGTGCTGGATACCGGTTATCTGGCCGAGCTTATCCGCGACGAGCCTTATTCGCCATTCGAGATGCTTGGCAGCACTGAACGTCCGGATGCAGTAGTGGGCAAAATTATGGAAGGCCGGATTGCCCTGCTGATCGAAGGCAGTCCGTTTGCTTTGACACTGCCGTATGTTTTTGTCGAGAATTTCCAGGCCGCCGAGGATTACTATATCAACTATTATTTTGCCTCCTTTAACAGGTTCTTAAGGGTTATGGGGGCATTCATGTCCATCAGCATTCCGGCAGCATATGTTGCTTTGGTTACCTACTCCCAGGAGATGGTTCCTACCCTGCTCCTGCTCAGCATTGCCACTGCGAGGCTGTCTGTTCCCTTTCCTACGGTAGTTGAGGCACTCATAATGCTGACTATATTCGAGATTCTCCGTGAGGCGGGGGCGCGGATTCCAACCTCCATTGGCCAGGCGGTCAGCATTGTGGGAGCGCTGGTATTGGGACAGGCCGCTGTAGATGCAAGGATTGTCAGCGCGCCAATGGTCATTGTGGTAGGCCTGACGGGAATTACTACTTTGCTGAATCCAAGACTTACGGGACCAATGATTATAGTGCGTCTGCTTCTGTTGTTTGCCGCGTTTTTCCTTGGAATTTACGGATACTTTTTTGGACTGCTCGGCCTGGTGATTCATCTTATGAGTCTCCGCTCCTTCGGGGTTCCCTACATGCTGGGTGTGGGGTCGATCCGCCCGCAGGACATTAAGGATACGGCTATCCGCGCTCCATGGTGGGATATGTACCTGCGTCCGGCAGTCATGGGTGCGCGCAATATGAAGCGGAAGCTGCCCGGGAAAAGGGCGGGAGGCTCATGA
- a CDS encoding phospholipase D-like domain-containing protein gives MKNIHSNSRLLLEGWNEGLQRDVVDVVNYYISGGSLGAVAGPVERLTSLMDAALEGGAARAYRQEIGGVITEAGQLAELPGFSTELLEQLAAEVRRLDSGKLRALAPQTTRNNRVDAFVNGPQCLDMLLEEIGKARRYIHLSIMLFFNDGSGNRIADALLRALERGVQVRIMVNYTVTALGYGHNLEVGKFSEISDQLKKAGAKLQDTFNSYYTAAEWHRRRAELKAQGVPESILFLQDKVQEDVELTGLNVIDHRKFMIIDGITSIIGSLNFGDQYTFAGPIEPSASVQVDGRPMGVPAREEEWHDGCFRIRGAAALPLNAVFRSRWLLLGGDPFDPEDAFYRPEGNTDLGSEECTLFVSFPGNPVNLIQQYYLDLITYAAEETVIVNPYLIDQAFWDRLGGLGPECSCHLTICNPLEVNDHPTNRAAVRSNMYNPFCNGVSFYDYSATGRFSHWKITYDHRSRAVFHGSYNINERSACHDFELGLLVKGEAFAAKVKTMIDYDLSVSRKITDKKEFFKYPWMHPSTYVNKAAQNYT, from the coding sequence GTGAAAAATATACATAGCAACAGCAGACTGCTTCTCGAAGGATGGAATGAAGGACTGCAGCGGGATGTTGTTGATGTTGTGAATTATTATATATCCGGCGGCTCACTGGGGGCGGTTGCCGGTCCGGTGGAACGGCTTACATCATTGATGGACGCGGCGCTGGAGGGAGGCGCTGCCCGCGCATACCGCCAGGAGATCGGCGGTGTAATTACGGAGGCCGGGCAGCTCGCTGAACTGCCGGGCTTCAGTACGGAGCTGCTTGAACAGCTTGCCGCTGAGGTCCGGCGGCTGGATTCCGGCAAGCTCCGGGCACTGGCTCCGCAGACCACCCGCAATAACCGGGTGGATGCTTTTGTCAACGGCCCGCAGTGCCTGGACATGCTTTTGGAGGAGATCGGCAAGGCCCGGCGTTATATTCATCTGTCTATCATGCTGTTTTTTAATGACGGCTCGGGCAACCGGATTGCGGACGCGCTGCTGCGCGCGCTGGAGCGGGGGGTTCAGGTGCGCATTATGGTGAATTACACCGTTACTGCGCTTGGATATGGACATAACCTCGAAGTCGGGAAATTCAGCGAAATCTCAGACCAGCTGAAGAAGGCGGGAGCCAAGCTGCAGGATACGTTCAATTCCTACTACACTGCTGCGGAGTGGCATAGGAGACGGGCTGAATTGAAGGCTCAGGGTGTGCCTGAGAGCATCCTCTTCCTTCAAGATAAAGTACAGGAGGACGTGGAGCTGACCGGTCTGAATGTGATTGACCACCGCAAATTTATGATCATCGACGGCATCACCTCTATCATCGGCAGCCTGAATTTCGGGGACCAGTATACGTTTGCTGGACCGATTGAACCCTCTGCCTCTGTGCAGGTTGACGGGCGTCCAATGGGGGTACCGGCCCGGGAGGAGGAATGGCATGACGGCTGCTTCCGTATCCGGGGAGCGGCGGCCCTGCCGCTGAATGCCGTGTTCCGGTCCAGATGGCTTCTGCTTGGGGGAGATCCTTTTGATCCTGAGGATGCCTTTTACCGTCCTGAGGGCAATACGGATCTGGGTTCCGAGGAATGTACGTTGTTTGTGAGCTTCCCGGGGAATCCGGTCAATCTGATTCAGCAGTATTATCTCGATCTGATCACTTACGCCGCCGAAGAGACGGTAATCGTGAACCCGTATCTGATTGATCAGGCATTCTGGGACCGGCTGGGCGGGCTTGGACCGGAGTGCTCCTGCCATCTTACGATCTGCAATCCGCTGGAGGTCAACGATCATCCTACTAACCGTGCGGCGGTGCGCAGCAATATGTATAACCCTTTTTGCAATGGGGTATCTTTTTATGACTACAGTGCTACAGGACGTTTTTCCCATTGGAAAATCACTTATGACCACAGATCGCGCGCGGTGTTCCACGGCTCATATAACATCAACGAAAGAAGCGCCTGCCACGATTTCGAGCTGGGTCTGCTGGTGAAGGGAGAGGCCTTTGCTGCAAAAGTTAAAACCATGATTGACTATGACCTCAGCGTGTCCCGCAAAATTACAGATAAAAAGGAATTCTTCAAGTATCCCTGGATGCACCCCAGCACCTATGTGAATAAAGCGGCACAGAATTATACCTGA
- a CDS encoding ArsR/SmtB family transcription factor → MNSDIQQFKTEFFKALAHPMRIRILELLSEGEKNVNELQAILGSEGSAVSQQLAVLRAKNVVASVKEGTTVIYSLRDPLIKDLLAVTKQIFDNHLVNAISLLEGIRSE, encoded by the coding sequence ATGAACAGCGATATTCAGCAATTCAAGACGGAGTTTTTTAAGGCGCTGGCTCATCCGATGCGGATTCGTATTCTGGAGCTGCTTAGCGAAGGGGAAAAAAATGTGAATGAGCTGCAGGCGATTCTTGGGTCCGAAGGGTCCGCCGTATCCCAGCAGCTTGCCGTGCTCCGCGCCAAAAATGTAGTAGCCAGTGTAAAAGAAGGCACAACGGTGATTTACTCGCTGCGTGACCCCCTGATCAAGGATCTTCTGGCCGTGACCAAGCAGATCTTCGATAACCATCTGGTAAACGCCATTTCTCTTCTGGAGGGAATCCGCAGCGAATAA
- a CDS encoding DUF1361 domain-containing protein yields the protein MKELNYIKVFLLLAGLSLVTLAVYGVVSQRTDTFYKFLIWNLFLAWLPFVFSMAAHELDKRKIGGLLVLPLGIAWLLFFPNAPYIMTDLVHLTIRKNLYFVSGTIQNRYWYDLITLLLFTWSGWLTGFFSLYQFQSVIYRKTNLLLSWIFVLFACGLGGYGVLLGRVYRLNSWDVLTDRHQLYQLVVDSLNRQSVFFSLFIACVLLAIYTTMYCLLNVLGRGSRDYSLGGRR from the coding sequence ATGAAGGAATTGAATTACATCAAAGTATTTCTGCTTTTGGCAGGCTTGTCCCTGGTGACGCTGGCAGTTTACGGTGTAGTATCGCAGCGGACGGACACATTCTATAAATTTTTAATCTGGAATCTGTTTCTGGCCTGGCTGCCGTTCGTATTCTCCATGGCGGCCCATGAGCTGGACAAAAGGAAAATCGGCGGACTGCTGGTGCTTCCGCTTGGTATAGCCTGGCTGCTGTTTTTTCCGAATGCGCCTTATATCATGACGGATTTGGTGCATTTAACGATCCGCAAAAATCTGTATTTTGTCAGCGGTACGATCCAGAACCGCTATTGGTATGATCTGATTACGCTGCTGCTGTTCACCTGGAGCGGCTGGCTGACCGGGTTCTTCTCCCTGTACCAGTTCCAGTCCGTCATCTACCGTAAAACCAATCTGCTGCTCTCCTGGATCTTCGTCCTGTTCGCCTGCGGGCTCGGGGGTTATGGCGTACTGCTCGGCAGGGTCTACCGGCTGAACAGCTGGGATGTGCTTACCGACCGGCATCAGCTGTACCAGCTTGTTGTAGACAGCCTGAACCGGCAATCTGTTTTCTTCAGCCTGTTCATTGCCTGCGTGCTGCTGGCTATTTATACGACTATGTACTGTCTGCTGAATGTGCTGGGTAGAGGAAGCCGCGATTACTCCTTAGGCGGCAGAAGATAG
- a CDS encoding pyridoxal phosphate-dependent aminotransferase — translation MKHFEPSMMLQSLPKQFFAALVARAGMASAAGHDVINLGQGNPDMPTPAHIVEALQAAAANPLNHKYPPFRGHRYLKEAAAGFYEREYGVRLEPDSEVAVLFGGKTGLVEVVQCLLNPGDTALVPDPGYPDYWSGIELARAVMERMPLTAENGFLPDYGTISPEAADRAKLMFLNYPNNPTGAVATEAFFRDTVKFAGQHNICVVHDFAYAALGYDGVRPPSYLQTPGAKDNGIEIYTLSKTYNMAGWRVAFAAGNASVIESLNLLQDHMYVSLFGAVQEAAAAALSGPQACVRENLDRYEARRNLLIGGLRELGWKVEAPGGSFFAWLPVPEGYTSQSFADLLLDEAHVVVAPGIGFGEYGEGYVRAGLVSDEARLAEAVKRIAGLKLFAPDR, via the coding sequence GTGAAGCATTTTGAGCCTTCAATGATGTTGCAGTCCTTGCCCAAGCAGTTTTTTGCCGCCCTTGTCGCCAGAGCGGGCATGGCTTCGGCGGCAGGGCATGACGTGATCAATCTGGGACAGGGGAATCCCGATATGCCTACGCCAGCGCACATTGTCGAGGCCTTGCAGGCGGCAGCGGCCAATCCCCTCAACCATAAATATCCGCCGTTTCGCGGCCACCGCTACCTGAAGGAAGCAGCAGCCGGATTCTACGAGCGTGAATATGGAGTGAGACTTGAGCCGGACAGCGAGGTTGCAGTCCTGTTCGGCGGCAAAACCGGACTGGTCGAAGTGGTCCAGTGCCTGCTGAACCCGGGGGATACCGCGCTTGTACCGGACCCTGGGTATCCCGATTACTGGTCGGGAATTGAACTGGCCCGTGCGGTCATGGAGAGGATGCCGCTGACTGCGGAGAACGGCTTTTTGCCCGATTACGGCACCATAAGCCCGGAGGCGGCAGACAGGGCGAAGCTGATGTTCCTGAACTATCCGAACAATCCGACGGGAGCTGTGGCTACGGAGGCTTTTTTCCGCGATACAGTGAAGTTTGCCGGACAGCATAACATTTGTGTGGTCCATGATTTCGCCTATGCCGCACTCGGCTATGATGGAGTACGTCCGCCCAGCTATCTTCAGACGCCGGGAGCGAAGGACAACGGCATTGAAATATATACTTTATCCAAAACTTACAACATGGCCGGGTGGCGGGTAGCATTTGCTGCCGGGAATGCCAGTGTTATTGAGAGTCTGAACCTGCTGCAGGATCATATGTACGTCAGCCTGTTCGGTGCGGTTCAGGAAGCGGCAGCCGCAGCTTTGTCAGGTCCCCAGGCCTGTGTCCGGGAGAATCTGGACCGCTATGAAGCAAGGCGGAATCTTCTGATCGGCGGATTGCGCGAGCTTGGCTGGAAGGTAGAGGCTCCAGGCGGTTCATTTTTTGCCTGGCTTCCGGTTCCCGAAGGCTACACCTCCCAGAGCTTTGCCGATCTGCTGCTGGATGAGGCCCATGTGGTAGTGGCGCCGGGGATCGGCTTCGGTGAATACGGCGAAGGCTATGTGCGGGCAGGTCTGGTCAGCGATGAAGCCCGGCTGGCGGAAGCTGTGAAGCGGATCGCAGGGTTGAAGCTTTTTGCTCCAGACCGGTGA